A genomic region of Acidimicrobiia bacterium contains the following coding sequences:
- a CDS encoding NADH-quinone oxidoreductase subunit L, which translates to MLDLVWLVPALPLAGFLILVVLGRRMGEPGAGWLATAMCGGAFVATAIVLAGMIGEQGEDRRHLLTLFEWIKVGGFRVEVGFLADPLSITMALFITGIGTLIHLYSISYMHGDPKFSKFFIYMNLFVFSMLMLVLGSNMLVTFLGWEGVGACSYLLIAFWFSKDANASAGKKAFVTNRIGDWGFMCAMFLTFAAVGSLDYSVVLEQAPRIAPATATAIALLLFLGACGKSAQLPLFVWLPDAMAGPTPVSALIHAATMVTAGVYLMTRVSPILTQSYDWAPSIIAWVGVITALFAATIALAQTDIKKVLAYSTVSQLGFMFLAIGSGGYVAAIFHMITHAFFKALLFLGAGSVIHGLHDEQDMRRMGNLKKYMPITAATFIVGWLAIAGVPPFAGFWSKDEILLNAYEKNPALWFVGLVTALLTALYMSRQVFMVFFGEERWRDSDHAAAPEPHESPWKMTLPLVVLAGLATVAGALDSPFGSRSDFLERWLEPVVGENEQAVTVATSAQIGLGVLAVLCSLVGIAVAYRIYYQRKMEPIEPAIMAEGWKYDTSIAAFMGGPGRKAFEATAAFDGTVIDGAVNGVATLVRRSGVHLRKVQNGFVRTYALGVAVGVVALLAYFLSRVTF; encoded by the coding sequence ATGCTTGATCTCGTGTGGCTCGTCCCGGCGTTGCCGCTAGCCGGGTTCCTCATCCTGGTGGTTCTGGGTCGTCGGATGGGCGAGCCCGGCGCCGGCTGGCTGGCGACGGCGATGTGTGGCGGGGCTTTCGTGGCCACGGCCATCGTGTTGGCCGGGATGATCGGCGAGCAGGGAGAGGACCGTCGTCACCTGCTCACCTTGTTCGAGTGGATCAAGGTGGGGGGTTTCCGCGTTGAGGTGGGCTTCCTGGCTGATCCGCTCTCGATCACGATGGCCCTGTTCATTACGGGCATCGGAACGCTGATCCATCTGTACTCGATCTCCTACATGCACGGGGATCCGAAGTTCTCGAAGTTCTTCATCTACATGAACCTCTTTGTGTTCTCGATGCTGATGCTCGTGTTGGGAAGCAACATGCTCGTGACCTTCTTGGGTTGGGAAGGGGTGGGGGCGTGCTCGTACCTGCTGATCGCGTTCTGGTTCAGCAAGGACGCCAATGCATCGGCGGGCAAGAAAGCCTTCGTGACGAACCGCATCGGCGACTGGGGCTTCATGTGCGCCATGTTCCTCACCTTCGCCGCGGTGGGTTCGCTGGACTACTCAGTGGTGCTGGAACAGGCGCCCCGCATCGCACCCGCCACGGCCACGGCTATCGCGCTTTTGTTGTTCCTGGGCGCGTGCGGCAAGTCGGCCCAGTTGCCGCTCTTCGTGTGGCTGCCCGACGCCATGGCGGGCCCCACGCCGGTGTCGGCTCTGATCCACGCCGCCACCATGGTGACCGCCGGCGTGTACCTGATGACCCGCGTGAGCCCCATTCTCACGCAGAGCTACGACTGGGCGCCGAGCATCATTGCCTGGGTGGGGGTCATCACGGCGCTCTTCGCCGCCACCATCGCGTTGGCCCAGACGGATATCAAAAAGGTGCTGGCCTATTCCACCGTGAGCCAACTTGGTTTCATGTTCCTGGCGATTGGCTCCGGCGGCTACGTGGCCGCCATTTTTCACATGATCACCCATGCGTTCTTCAAGGCATTGCTCTTCTTGGGGGCCGGCTCGGTCATTCACGGATTGCACGACGAGCAGGACATGCGACGCATGGGCAATCTCAAGAAGTACATGCCGATTACGGCGGCCACCTTCATCGTGGGGTGGCTGGCCATCGCCGGGGTGCCCCCCTTTGCCGGTTTTTGGTCGAAAGACGAGATTCTTCTGAACGCCTACGAGAAAAACCCGGCCCTGTGGTTCGTGGGTCTGGTGACGGCGCTTCTCACGGCCTTGTACATGAGCCGTCAGGTGTTCATGGTCTTCTTCGGCGAGGAGCGATGGAGGGACTCCGACCATGCCGCTGCCCCTGAGCCGCATGAGTCGCCGTGGAAGATGACGCTCCCCCTCGTCGTGCTGGCTGGTCTGGCCACGGTGGCCGGCGCTCTGGACTCGCCCTTCGGTAGCCGCTCCGACTTCCTCGAGCGCTGGCTCGAGCCAGTGGTGGGGGAAAACGAGCAAGCGGTCACCGTCGCCACCTCCGCGCAGATCGGCCTGGGGGTGCTGGCGGTGTTGTGCTCACTAGTGGGTATCGCGGTGGCCTATCGGATCTATTACCAGCGCAAGATGGAGCCGATCGAGCCGGCGATCATGGCGGAGGGGTGGAAGTACGACACGTCCATCGCGGCCTTCATGGGGGGACCGGGTCGCAAGGCGTTTGAGGCCACCGCCGCCTTCGATGGCACCGTCATCGACGGGGCCGTGAACGGCGTGGCCACGCTGGTGCGCCGCAGTGGGGTGCATCTGCGAAAGGTCCAGAACGGGTTCGTGCGAACGTACGCTCTCGGCGTGGCGGTGGGTGTGGTGGCCTTGCTGGCCTACTTCCTGTCTCGGGTGACGTTCTGA
- a CDS encoding NADH-quinone oxidoreductase subunit M has protein sequence MVAVTPAHDPKPYYAWLLVLQGGCIGVFCALDLFVFFVMFEIVLVPMYFLILGWGYADRVYAALKFFIFTMFGSALMLVGIVALAFLNRDGVVEANQARVATIQSEMATVQASQVLSGPDTPVDPATAASLAAGEVRIERLLNPKLNFDLVTIAESQTVTDTSTGASPFDWGAARWIFLAFALAFAVKVPLFPLHTWLPDAHTQAPTAGSVILAGVMLKLGTYGFVRFGLYLLPEPSVFFAPALVTLGVIGIIYGAVVATMQKDLKRLVAYSSVAHLGFIILGIFALTTVSIEGGVVQMFNHGISTGALFLLVGMIYERRHTRDISSLKGLQKSAPILAAVFTLVMLSSIGLPGLNGFVGEFLILVGSFLTRRWFTVVAAAGVVLAALYLLWAFQRVFHGEPDEENADMADMNWREGLVMAPLLVLIVFLGVYPKPMLDRIEPAVARLVSHVENYSDYTEPAVATRGVGVDAPDEDGE, from the coding sequence ATGGTGGCGGTGACCCCGGCCCATGACCCCAAGCCCTATTACGCCTGGCTCCTCGTGCTTCAGGGTGGCTGCATCGGGGTGTTCTGTGCGCTCGATCTCTTTGTGTTCTTTGTGATGTTCGAGATCGTGCTGGTGCCGATGTACTTCCTCATCCTCGGGTGGGGTTACGCCGACCGCGTGTACGCCGCCTTGAAGTTCTTCATCTTCACGATGTTCGGCTCGGCGCTCATGCTGGTGGGCATCGTGGCGTTGGCGTTTTTGAACCGAGACGGAGTGGTGGAGGCCAACCAAGCCCGGGTGGCCACCATCCAATCCGAGATGGCCACGGTGCAGGCCAGCCAGGTGCTCTCCGGGCCCGATACCCCTGTGGACCCAGCCACTGCGGCCAGCCTGGCGGCCGGCGAAGTTCGGATCGAGCGACTGCTGAACCCGAAGCTCAACTTCGATCTCGTCACCATTGCCGAGAGCCAGACCGTCACGGATACCTCCACCGGGGCCAGTCCCTTCGACTGGGGGGCGGCTCGGTGGATCTTCCTGGCCTTCGCGTTGGCCTTCGCCGTGAAGGTGCCGCTGTTCCCGCTGCATACGTGGCTTCCCGATGCCCATACGCAGGCCCCCACGGCGGGATCGGTGATTCTCGCCGGGGTGATGTTGAAGCTGGGGACCTACGGCTTCGTCCGCTTTGGCCTCTACCTGTTGCCGGAACCGTCGGTCTTTTTTGCCCCTGCGCTCGTGACGCTGGGGGTCATCGGCATCATCTACGGCGCCGTGGTGGCCACGATGCAGAAAGATCTCAAACGTCTGGTGGCCTATTCGTCGGTGGCCCATCTTGGGTTCATCATCCTGGGCATTTTCGCTCTCACCACGGTGAGCATCGAGGGCGGCGTGGTGCAGATGTTCAACCACGGAATTTCCACCGGCGCCCTCTTTTTGTTGGTGGGGATGATTTACGAACGCCGTCACACCCGTGACATCTCCTCCCTCAAGGGCTTGCAGAAATCGGCACCGATCCTCGCCGCCGTTTTCACCCTCGTCATGCTGAGTTCGATCGGTCTGCCTGGTCTCAACGGATTCGTGGGTGAGTTCCTTATCCTCGTCGGGTCGTTCCTCACCCGGCGATGGTTCACCGTGGTGGCCGCCGCCGGGGTTGTGTTGGCGGCGCTCTACCTCCTTTGGGCTTTCCAGCGGGTGTTTCACGGCGAACCGGATGAGGAAAACGCCGATATGGCCGACATGAACTGGCGGGAGGGCCTGGTAATGGCTCCCTTGCTGGTGCTCATCGTGTTCCTGGGGGTGTACCCGAAGCCGATGCTCGACCGTATCGAGCCGGCCGTCGCCCGTCTGGTGAGCCACGTGGAGAATTACTCCGACTACACCGAGCCGGCCGTGGCCACTAGGGGGGTGGGCGTTGACGCCCCCGACGAGGATGGTGAGTGA
- a CDS encoding NADH-quinone oxidoreductase subunit N gives MLASLWQQILDSPVPIDTVDLAWSGLAPIMILIGGALLILAVDSLVPRQLRAGSYALATVLLAASAMAAAVPLWQRVQDAERGPFSAAAGAIVVDGFSVFATFVILSAVILAALSFDGWLRREEMDGAEPYVLMLLSASGGVMMASANDLIVMFLGLEILSIAVYVLAAMHLRKITSQEAGVKYFVLGAFSSAFFLYGIALIYGGTGSTNLVHISNYLSATVLGDSGLVLAGLALLLVGFGFKVAAAPFHFWAPDVYQGAPTPSVAWMASGVKVAAFAGLLRVFYLAFSTYRLDWQPVIFVLAVLTMLVGSVLAVVQTDVKRMLAYSSINHAGFILVAVQAATAAGVQAALFYLAAYTFMVAGSFGVIAVVSRKGDIGTSLDDYRGLSRDRPALAFAFAVLLLAQAGVPLTSGFFAKFYVITAAIEAGSSTLAIIAMVTAVISSYVYLRIIVAMYVAGDDVPAPRTIPLPAAAGLALVVSLTVTMSVGVFPGTLASLAEHATPVLIQESVPAAVDPAAVDPSSVPPGP, from the coding sequence ATGCTGGCCAGCCTCTGGCAACAAATCCTCGACAGTCCCGTGCCGATCGACACCGTCGACCTGGCCTGGTCTGGTTTGGCTCCGATCATGATCCTCATCGGGGGTGCGCTGCTGATCCTGGCGGTGGATTCCCTCGTGCCGCGTCAGCTGCGAGCGGGGAGTTATGCCCTGGCTACCGTGCTCCTGGCGGCGAGCGCGATGGCGGCGGCGGTCCCGCTGTGGCAACGAGTTCAGGACGCCGAGCGCGGCCCGTTCTCGGCGGCGGCGGGTGCCATCGTGGTCGACGGGTTTTCGGTTTTCGCTACGTTCGTGATCCTCTCGGCGGTGATCCTGGCCGCCTTGTCCTTTGACGGCTGGCTGCGACGGGAGGAGATGGACGGTGCCGAGCCCTACGTGCTCATGCTGCTGTCGGCCTCGGGTGGCGTGATGATGGCATCGGCCAACGATCTCATCGTGATGTTCCTCGGTCTCGAGATCCTGTCGATTGCCGTGTACGTGCTGGCGGCGATGCACTTGCGCAAGATCACCTCGCAGGAAGCGGGGGTGAAGTACTTCGTGCTGGGGGCCTTTTCGTCGGCCTTTTTCCTCTACGGCATTGCCCTTATTTACGGTGGCACCGGGTCGACCAACCTCGTCCACATCTCGAACTATCTGTCCGCCACGGTTCTGGGCGATAGCGGCCTGGTGCTGGCTGGTTTGGCACTGCTGCTGGTGGGCTTTGGCTTCAAAGTGGCCGCTGCCCCGTTCCACTTTTGGGCGCCTGACGTGTACCAGGGTGCCCCCACGCCGAGTGTGGCTTGGATGGCCAGTGGGGTGAAGGTGGCGGCGTTTGCCGGCCTGCTGCGAGTCTTCTACCTGGCCTTTTCCACCTATCGGCTCGACTGGCAGCCCGTGATCTTTGTGTTGGCGGTCCTCACCATGCTGGTGGGTTCGGTGTTGGCGGTGGTTCAGACCGATGTGAAGCGCATGTTGGCGTACTCGTCGATCAACCATGCTGGCTTCATTCTGGTGGCCGTGCAGGCGGCTACCGCCGCCGGTGTGCAAGCCGCTCTCTTCTATCTGGCCGCCTACACATTCATGGTGGCGGGCAGTTTCGGCGTGATCGCAGTGGTGAGCCGCAAGGGCGACATCGGCACGAGCCTGGATGATTACCGGGGGTTGTCGCGTGATCGACCCGCGTTGGCGTTCGCCTTTGCGGTGCTCCTCCTCGCCCAGGCGGGCGTGCCACTCACCTCGGGTTTCTTCGCCAAGTTCTACGTGATCACCGCGGCCATCGAGGCGGGTTCCTCCACCCTGGCGATCATCGCCATGGTCACGGCGGTGATCTCGTCCTACGTCTATCTCCGCATCATCGTGGCGATGTACGTGGCCGGTGATGACGTCCCGGCGCCCCGTACGATTCCACTGCCCGCCGCCGCTGGGTTGGCGCTGGTGGTGAGCCTCACGGTGACCATGAGCGTGGGCGTCTTCCCGGGCACCCTGGCCTCCCTTGCCGAACACGCCACGCCCGTGTTGATTCAGGAGTCCGTTCCGGCGGCGGTGGATCCGGCGGCGGTCGATCCCAGCAGCGTTCCGCCCGGCCCCTGA
- a CDS encoding NADH-quinone oxidoreductase subunit A, whose product MSDFLRDYLTVGIFGLTGVALVGLLLGLGSLLRPTRPQPQKYINYESGVDPVGTGWGQSNVRYYIFALLFVMFDVEAVFIFPFATRVDAYGWFGLIEMGIFIVVLALGLLYAWKKKVLRWV is encoded by the coding sequence GTGTCTGACTTCCTCCGCGACTACCTCACGGTAGGCATTTTTGGTCTCACTGGGGTGGCACTGGTGGGCTTACTTCTCGGCCTCGGAAGCCTGTTGCGGCCCACCCGCCCGCAGCCTCAGAAATACATCAACTACGAGTCCGGGGTGGATCCGGTGGGCACGGGTTGGGGACAGAGCAACGTCCGCTACTACATCTTTGCTCTCCTCTTCGTCATGTTCGATGTGGAAGCCGTATTCATCTTCCCCTTCGCCACTCGCGTGGATGCCTACGGGTGGTTCGGCCTGATCGAAATGGGCATCTTCATCGTTGTGTTGGCCTTGGGCCTTCTCTACGCCTGGAAGAAGAAGGTCCTGCGATGGGTATGA
- a CDS encoding NADH-quinone oxidoreductase subunit B: protein MGLVESGKMPKPLTKLLNLSRKYSIWAYQWGLACCAIEMGAAFASPRYDVMRLGVIPFPASPRQADLVVISGTVTDKIVPAIKRLYEQMPDPKYVISMGSCTNCGGPYWDSYSVTKGVDQIIPVDVYVPGCPPRPEALLEGVVLLQERIQNEDMAARWRGEQDRQEPIIVG, encoded by the coding sequence ATGGGCCTCGTCGAGAGCGGCAAGATGCCCAAGCCGCTGACCAAACTGTTGAACCTCAGCCGCAAGTACTCCATTTGGGCGTACCAGTGGGGTCTTGCCTGTTGTGCCATCGAAATGGGGGCCGCCTTTGCGTCGCCGCGCTACGACGTGATGCGCCTCGGGGTGATCCCGTTCCCGGCCAGCCCTCGCCAGGCCGACCTCGTGGTGATCTCGGGAACGGTTACCGACAAGATCGTGCCGGCCATCAAGCGCCTCTATGAGCAGATGCCCGACCCGAAGTACGTCATCTCCATGGGCAGTTGCACGAACTGCGGCGGCCCGTACTGGGATAGTTATTCCGTCACGAAGGGTGTCGACCAGATCATCCCCGTCGATGTGTACGTCCCTGGTTGCCCGCCCCGTCCCGAAGCTCTGCTCGAAGGTGTCGTGTTGTTACAGGAACGGATCCAGAACGAAGATATGGCAGCGCGCTGGAGGGGTGAGCAGGACCGCCAGGAGCCGATCATCGTTGGCTGA
- a CDS encoding NADH-quinone oxidoreductase subunit C yields MCTSLVARPVPKLCSKVSCCYRNGSRTKIWQRAGGVSRTARSRSSLAEDTATASAEAPEIVVDERREELRAVFVAHLGDAVLDSVIKPGDGLWIRVATDAWAEAGRVAQDKADCKYFDFLSAIDWLPSPYGRYEDSALDVPFPPPMPERSAAVPGYAGGESRLQVLASVAKTGTDLRVLLKVDVPDDDPRLATWIRTYAGAAWHERETHEMFGISFDGNADMRNLYLPSEFEGYPLRKEFPLLARVVKPWPGIIDVEPMPGDDESSEGEGTEE; encoded by the coding sequence ATGTGTACGTCCCTGGTTGCCCGCCCCGTCCCGAAGCTCTGCTCGAAGGTGTCGTGTTGTTACAGGAACGGATCCAGAACGAAGATATGGCAGCGCGCTGGAGGGGTGAGCAGGACCGCCAGGAGCCGATCATCGTTGGCTGAGGACACCGCCACCGCGTCGGCGGAGGCTCCCGAGATCGTGGTCGACGAGCGCCGCGAGGAGTTGCGGGCCGTGTTCGTCGCGCACCTGGGCGATGCGGTGCTCGACAGCGTCATCAAACCCGGTGACGGTTTGTGGATTCGCGTGGCTACCGACGCGTGGGCCGAGGCGGGCCGCGTAGCCCAGGACAAGGCGGACTGTAAATATTTCGACTTCCTCTCGGCAATCGATTGGTTGCCGTCGCCCTACGGGCGCTACGAAGACTCCGCCCTTGATGTGCCCTTCCCTCCGCCGATGCCGGAGCGTTCGGCGGCAGTGCCGGGGTACGCAGGGGGCGAGTCTCGGCTGCAGGTTCTGGCATCGGTGGCGAAAACCGGAACCGACCTGCGCGTGTTGCTGAAGGTTGATGTGCCCGACGACGATCCGCGCCTGGCCACCTGGATTCGCACCTATGCCGGGGCGGCTTGGCATGAGCGGGAGACGCACGAGATGTTCGGGATCTCCTTCGATGGCAACGCCGACATGCGGAACCTCTACCTGCCCTCTGAGTTTGAGGGCTATCCGCTGCGCAAGGAGTTCCCTCTGCTCGCTCGGGTTGTGAAGCCCTGGCCCGGGATTATTGATGTTGAACCCATGCCGGGCGACGACGAGTCGTCCGAGGGGGAAGGGACCGAAGAATGA
- a CDS encoding NADH-quinone oxidoreductase subunit D: MTLTDAQQLGYINAQAADGRVNVELETDDGMVLNMGPQHPATHGTLRLVARLDGEQVTSADVMCGYMHRGYEKLCEVRSYPQVTTLVNRIDWLGSFANEVPFILAAEQLMEVEAPPRAQWIRTLLFELSRIANVSLFIGDLALQLGAQTPAFYAFRDREFVLNQIESVTGGRFHPNFDRIGGLKDDLPKGWIAETKAAMVRLRAFCDEMEGLVYGNEIFQSRTRGVGVIPAAVAQSYGLSGANLRGSGVDWDLRRDANVGLVYDQLDWKVWTHPDGDSYSRCWVRLQEVREATKIVDQICDGLPSGAIMAKVPRIIKVPAGEAYIATENPLGQMGYYVVSKGDTGPFRVKIRSASFNNISIAPWLLRGVYVPDIITILASLYFILGDIDR, encoded by the coding sequence ATGACACTCACCGATGCCCAGCAACTCGGCTACATCAACGCGCAGGCCGCCGACGGCCGCGTGAACGTCGAGCTCGAGACCGATGACGGCATGGTCCTCAACATGGGGCCCCAACATCCCGCTACCCACGGCACTCTGCGCCTGGTGGCCCGCCTCGACGGGGAGCAGGTGACCTCCGCCGATGTGATGTGCGGCTACATGCATCGTGGCTACGAGAAGCTGTGCGAGGTTCGCTCGTACCCGCAGGTCACCACGTTGGTGAACCGAATCGACTGGCTGGGCAGCTTTGCCAACGAGGTGCCCTTCATCCTGGCCGCCGAGCAGTTGATGGAGGTTGAAGCTCCGCCGCGAGCGCAGTGGATTCGCACTTTGCTCTTCGAGCTCTCCCGCATCGCCAACGTCAGCCTCTTCATCGGTGACCTCGCCTTGCAGCTCGGTGCCCAAACTCCCGCTTTCTATGCCTTCCGCGACCGCGAGTTCGTGCTCAATCAGATCGAGTCGGTCACCGGAGGGCGTTTCCACCCCAACTTCGACCGCATTGGCGGCCTCAAAGACGACCTCCCGAAGGGGTGGATCGCCGAGACCAAAGCTGCCATGGTGCGCCTACGGGCGTTCTGTGACGAGATGGAAGGCCTTGTCTACGGCAACGAGATCTTCCAATCTCGTACTCGTGGGGTGGGGGTTATTCCGGCCGCGGTGGCGCAGTCCTACGGGTTGAGTGGCGCCAATCTGCGGGGCTCAGGCGTGGACTGGGATCTCCGCCGTGATGCCAATGTGGGGCTGGTCTATGACCAACTGGATTGGAAGGTCTGGACCCACCCCGACGGCGACAGTTACTCGCGTTGTTGGGTGCGGCTGCAGGAAGTGCGGGAAGCCACCAAAATTGTCGACCAGATCTGCGATGGCCTGCCCAGCGGGGCCATCATGGCCAAGGTGCCGCGCATCATCAAGGTGCCGGCCGGGGAGGCGTACATTGCCACGGAGAATCCGCTCGGCCAGATGGGCTACTACGTGGTGTCCAAGGGCGACACCGGCCCGTTCCGAGTAAAGATCCGCTCGGCGAGTTTCAACAACATCTCCATCGCCCCGTGGCTCCTGCGCGGCGTCTACGTGCCCGACATCATCACGATTCTCGCCAGCCTCTACTTCATTCTGGGAGATATTGACCGATGA
- a CDS encoding NADH-quinone oxidoreductase subunit H, which produces MISLSVLGVELAYWQVTSLRVLGVLLAVVLPAGAFVYLFLFKMMSFMQSRLGPMEAGPFGSMQLLAEVGKFLQKEDIVPERADRRLFFIAPYVVLASTFLLFSVMPFGPDVYFTNLDTGVFLALGLSSVSVIGILIAGWASANKYSLIGGIRAAGQLIAYELPMVLAVVGVVIQAGTLNLQGIVAAQHQGEIFGFSGIGNPFLLTQFVAFGVFLVATQAELTQTPFDMPVAESEIVTGYMTEYSGLRFLLFFIGEFATAGAFAAIAATLFLGGWALPFVSLEDNAMNFIGPLVLFAKMLMVGFLIFWARFTFPRFREDQLQAFAWKYLIPIALVNILVTMILKVAF; this is translated from the coding sequence ATGATTTCTTTGTCGGTGCTGGGGGTGGAGCTTGCCTATTGGCAGGTCACCTCGCTGCGCGTGCTCGGGGTGCTGTTGGCGGTGGTCCTGCCGGCCGGAGCGTTTGTCTATCTCTTTCTGTTCAAGATGATGAGTTTCATGCAGAGCCGCCTGGGTCCGATGGAAGCAGGGCCGTTTGGCTCGATGCAGCTCCTCGCCGAGGTCGGCAAGTTCCTACAGAAGGAAGACATCGTTCCCGAGCGGGCCGACCGGCGGCTTTTTTTCATCGCTCCGTACGTCGTGCTGGCGAGCACGTTCCTGCTCTTTTCGGTGATGCCCTTCGGCCCGGACGTCTACTTCACCAACCTCGATACGGGCGTCTTCTTGGCCCTCGGGCTCTCGTCAGTTTCGGTGATCGGCATTCTGATCGCGGGGTGGGCTTCGGCCAACAAGTACTCCCTCATCGGCGGTATCCGGGCGGCGGGGCAGCTCATTGCCTACGAGCTGCCGATGGTGCTCGCCGTGGTGGGAGTGGTCATCCAGGCCGGCACGCTGAACCTCCAAGGGATCGTGGCCGCCCAACATCAAGGCGAGATCTTCGGTTTCTCCGGCATCGGTAACCCCTTTTTGCTCACTCAGTTCGTGGCCTTCGGGGTGTTCTTGGTGGCCACCCAGGCCGAGCTCACCCAGACGCCCTTTGACATGCCCGTGGCGGAGTCGGAGATTGTCACGGGCTACATGACTGAGTATTCCGGTCTGCGCTTCCTACTTTTTTTCATCGGTGAGTTCGCCACTGCCGGGGCGTTCGCCGCCATTGCCGCCACGCTGTTCCTGGGCGGGTGGGCGTTGCCCTTCGTCTCCCTTGAAGACAACGCGATGAACTTCATTGGCCCGCTGGTGCTCTTCGCAAAGATGCTCATGGTGGGCTTCCTCATTTTCTGGGCTCGCTTCACGTTCCCCCGATTCCGGGAGGACCAGCTCCAGGCCTTTGCCTGGAAATACCTGATTCCCATCGCGCTGGTCAACATCCTGGTCACCATGATTCTGAAGGTGGCGTTCTAG
- a CDS encoding NADH-quinone oxidoreductase subunit I gives MPIPKPRLPGLFTGLTITLKELLKTLFPRRGIRTLIPAPSLGAVTVQYPHESETPAPRARGVIALKEENCTACMLCSRSCPDWCIYIEGHKTKAPPRRPGGKERTVSALDRFDIDYALCMYCGICVEVCPFDALFWSPEYEYSEPRLADLLHDMDRLTEWMETVPDFEPYEAGSDAKVRKVPR, from the coding sequence GTGCCCATTCCGAAGCCGCGGCTACCCGGTCTGTTCACCGGCCTCACGATCACCCTCAAGGAACTTCTGAAGACGCTGTTCCCCCGGCGGGGTATCCGCACGCTGATCCCCGCCCCTTCCCTCGGGGCGGTCACCGTGCAGTACCCCCACGAGAGTGAGACGCCGGCCCCTCGGGCCCGGGGGGTCATCGCCCTCAAGGAGGAGAACTGCACCGCCTGCATGTTGTGCTCGCGCAGTTGCCCGGATTGGTGTATCTACATTGAGGGCCATAAGACCAAAGCCCCTCCGCGTCGACCGGGCGGCAAGGAACGTACGGTCAGCGCCCTCGACCGCTTTGATATCGATTACGCGCTTTGTATGTACTGCGGAATCTGCGTTGAGGTCTGCCCGTTCGATGCCCTGTTTTGGAGCCCGGAATACGAGTACTCCGAGCCCCGACTGGCCGATCTCCTCCACGACATGGACCGTCTGACCGAGTGGATGGAGACGGTGCCGGACTTCGAGCCCTACGAAGCGGGTTCGGATGCCAAGGTGCGAAAGGTGCCGCGCTAA
- a CDS encoding NADH-quinone oxidoreductase subunit J — protein sequence MVAQNVFFYLFAGIILFSAFRVVTSNNVVHAALYLVAVLAAVAAEYVLLAAEFVAATQVLVYIGAIIVLFLFGIMLTRAKLGSDQDLTHPHWALSAATAVLMFGVMSYALVDQFHWTATPLPADTRLILVAGSNSATVSDSVFTAYLVPFEVVSVLLLAALVGAIVLARKD from the coding sequence ATGGTGGCGCAGAACGTCTTCTTCTATCTGTTCGCGGGCATCATCTTGTTCAGCGCGTTCCGAGTAGTCACCTCGAACAACGTGGTGCATGCCGCCCTCTACCTTGTCGCCGTGTTGGCCGCGGTAGCGGCGGAGTATGTGCTGCTGGCCGCCGAGTTCGTGGCGGCCACGCAGGTCCTGGTGTACATCGGCGCCATCATCGTGCTGTTTCTTTTCGGCATCATGCTCACCCGGGCCAAGCTGGGTAGCGATCAGGACCTCACCCACCCCCATTGGGCCCTCAGCGCCGCCACGGCCGTGTTGATGTTCGGGGTGATGAGCTATGCCTTGGTCGATCAGTTTCACTGGACCGCCACGCCCCTGCCGGCCGACACAAGGCTGATCTTGGTGGCCGGGTCGAACAGCGCCACGGTGAGCGACTCAGTGTTTACCGCCTATCTCGTACCGTTCGAGGTCGTTTCGGTGCTCCTCCTGGCGGCCCTCGTGGGCGCCATTGTCCTGGCTCGGAAGGACTGA
- the nuoK gene encoding NADH-quinone oxidoreductase subunit NuoK: MLLNQFLLLGAVLFCIGVYGVLARRNAVLVLMSIELILNAVNINLIAFGAFWGSITGSVFALFVIAIAAAEVGVGLAIVLLIYRNRRSVDLDDVAEMKG; the protein is encoded by the coding sequence CTGCTCCTCAACCAGTTCTTGCTCCTCGGTGCGGTGCTCTTTTGCATCGGCGTGTACGGGGTGCTGGCTCGGCGTAATGCAGTGTTGGTGCTCATGTCGATCGAGTTGATCCTGAATGCCGTCAACATCAACCTCATCGCTTTCGGGGCCTTCTGGGGTTCGATCACAGGGTCGGTCTTCGCGCTCTTCGTCATCGCCATCGCGGCGGCCGAGGTTGGGGTCGGGTTGGCCATCGTCCTGCTCATCTATCGCAACCGCCGGAGCGTCGACCTCGACGACGTGGCTGAGATGAAGGGGTAG